The DNA sequence CGCGCGCGGGTTCCAGCGGAGGCTGGGCGATCACCCGTGGCCATCGGGCGGCCGGGGACATCGCCTGGGCGCGTGCACGACGAACGGGTGCACCAGGTAAACGTCGCCGGCGCGGCCGGTCGCGGCGACCTCCCGGCATCCCGCGGTCGCGCGGACCGCCTCGCCGCAGAACGGCATCCAGTCAGCGCCGGCGGATCCGTGCGGTGCGAGCAGCCGGGCGACCTCGTGGTGCGAGCCGGACCGCAGCAGCGTCGGGGCGTCGTCGGGGCCGACGTCGGTGTAGAGGAACAGCATCAGCAGGAACCGGCCCCGTGAGTCCACCGACAGCCGCGGTCCGCCGTCGGGACCGGAGAAGGACGACTCGACGTGCCATCCGTCGTCGCCGGGCGCGCCGGGCACCGGGAAGCGGATCGGGAAGGTGCCCATCCCGGTCCGGGGCCGCCAGCGGCCGGGACCGACCAGCGCGTCGAACGCGGTGTGCAGGGCGGGGGTGGTGGCCGACGCGGTGAACGCGGGGTCGCCCGTGCCGGCCACCCGCAGCACCGGGGCCCTCCAGCCGGCCGGGTCGTCGAGGTCGACCCCCTCGGTGCGCAGCAGCTCGGCGCGCAGCAGGGCCCGGCACCGGGCCGCCGTCGCCGTCGTGAACGCGCCCGGGAGGTGCACCCAGCCGTCGCGGAGGAACTGGTCGATCATCGCCCGACAGGGTCCCCGGTCGTGCGCTCGTGGGCGACCGGACTTCCGTCGGACCGGACAGCCCATCCCCCACCGGTCTCGGGTTAGGGTCGCCTCACCTGACCGAAGGAGACCGTCCGTGACGCCGTCCCGGGCCGCGGTGGCCCTCGCCGCCCTGCTCACCCTGCTCCTCGCCGCGTGCTCCTCCACGCCCGGCGCCGACCCCACCGACGACGAGGGCACCCGCACGGTCGCCACCGCACGGGGCGAGGTCACGGTCCCGGCCGCGCCGCGGCGGGTCGTCGTGCTGGAGCCGGTGCAGCTCGACACCACCGTCGCCCTCGACGCCCCGCCGGTCGGGGCCGCGGTCCTGTCCGAGGGCACCGGGGTGCCCGCCTACCTCGGCGACGCCGGCGCGCGGGTGACGGTCGTCGGGACCGTCACCGAGCCCGACCTGGAACGGATCGCGGCCCAGCGGCCCGACCTGATCCTGGGCACCGAGTCCCGGCACGCCGCGCTGTACGACCGGCTCGCCGCGATCGCGCCGACGGCGTTCATGGCCTCGCAGGCCGACCCGTGGCAGGACAACGTCCGCTTCGTCGGCCGGGTGCTCGGCCGGGAGGCCGACACCGAGGAGCTGCTCACCCGCTACCGGGACCGGTGCGCCGAGGTCGCGCGCACGCACGACACGGCCGGGCGCACCGCGCAGATGATCCGCCCCCGCGACGGCCTCCTCACCCTCTACGGGCCGACGTCGTTCGCGGGCGGCACCCTGGAGTGCGCCGGGTTCACCATCCCGCCCCGGGACTGGGAGAACTCGATCTCGGTGGACCTGTCCCCCGAGCTGGTCCAGCAGGCCCGCGCCGACGAGGTGTTCCTGACCGCGACCGACCCGGCGTCACCGTCGGCGGTGCCGCCCGCGGTCGAGGCGGTGCGCGCGCAGGTCTTCCCGCGGCTGCACCCGGTCGACCAGTCGGTCTGGATCACCGGGGTCGGTCCGCTCGGCGGGCAGAAGGTGCTCGACGACATCGAGCGGACGCTGGGCCGGTGAGCCCGCTGGCGGGGTCGCCGAACGTCCTGTTCGCCGCCCGGGTACTCGCCGTGGGCGTGCCCTCCCCCGGGTTCCGGCGGCTGGTCCTGGGCGGGCCGGAGCTGTCGCGGTTCGCCCCGCACGGCCGGGACCAGCGGATCAAGCTGCTGGTACCGACGGAGGTCGGCTATCCCGCCTCGCTCGCGTCGGGCCTGCCCGAACGCGAGTGGCGGGCCCGGCTGCGGGAGCTGCCCGCCGACACGCGGCCGGTGCCGCGCAGCTACACCCCAGTGGCGGTCCGGCCGGGG is a window from the Pseudonocardia sp. HH130629-09 genome containing:
- a CDS encoding phytanoyl-CoA dioxygenase; protein product: MIDQFLRDGWVHLPGAFTTATAARCRALLRAELLRTEGVDLDDPAGWRAPVLRVAGTGDPAFTASATTPALHTAFDALVGPGRWRPRTGMGTFPIRFPVPGAPGDDGWHVESSFSGPDGGPRLSVDSRGRFLLMLFLYTDVGPDDAPTLLRSGSHHEVARLLAPHGSAGADWMPFCGEAVRATAGCREVAATGRAGDVYLVHPFVVHAPRRCPRPPDGHG
- a CDS encoding iron-siderophore ABC transporter substrate-binding protein, which encodes MTPSRAAVALAALLTLLLAACSSTPGADPTDDEGTRTVATARGEVTVPAAPRRVVVLEPVQLDTTVALDAPPVGAAVLSEGTGVPAYLGDAGARVTVVGTVTEPDLERIAAQRPDLILGTESRHAALYDRLAAIAPTAFMASQADPWQDNVRFVGRVLGREADTEELLTRYRDRCAEVARTHDTAGRTAQMIRPRDGLLTLYGPTSFAGGTLECAGFTIPPRDWENSISVDLSPELVQQARADEVFLTATDPASPSAVPPAVEAVRAQVFPRLHPVDQSVWITGVGPLGGQKVLDDIERTLGR